A single genomic interval of Streptomyces sp. BA2 harbors:
- a CDS encoding DNA repair ATPase, with the protein MESGTGLDAGTYEVLRDRLAAQARQLADRATALNDRRVAAFGSTELTLTGTESFRTEQPCVPRDVIAVGDTLLLGYHVHAGQTSETAVGDVLALHDRDLNRLPDDAVPGLLDDPDFVREFAALFRYYRDARLLQLRHVDGKILAVFRTGEKTEDIRVLRWALAAGGRVEFLDARGERDHAFPPSHDFTWTEATREDHVLGRHPHISIGGEIFVGTVGGTLTVKVENDTGTGEGVYEEPVEEPLQSLADADVAHARAGTLILLRVRPYKEGAWRHLVFNTLTRHVIRLDGIGQACRRLPDDQGIVFPGGYYLATGTYKTFDALDSEGLEFERAVRSPNGEDVLFAFHARVQGRTVLLPYNMIRKEIATPLSCHGYALLDDGLLAVLRADSTEPARVHSLRLWQSPYVSDTYAAARPAGEGPLARIGNADLVRGVSDCLSIARSVTETTPTSEVYEALAAACVRAADSYHWLGDAETGDLGEPLNAVRETAEQVVAEFATVLALTRQATDALADSAARSAALVRRIRGEAPRDAPEWVERITELRRAQGHLLTLKNMRYADGERIDSLAGDLAADIASAGQRAVVFLERPDAFAVHHVDIEQLTADADALTTVAEAAPLAHRLQELAEQLQSVTEVVAGLDIGDATVRTGILERVAAVLAGVNRARATLDARRRELTAHEGRAEFAAEFSLLGQAVTGALAAATTPEACDDQLARLLLQLENLEGRFADSDEFLADLDAKRTQVYDAFASRKQTLADTRARHAERLASSATRVLETVARRLAALDSTDEINTYFASDPMIGKVRRTIDELRDLDDQVRAEELEGRLKAARQEAARSLRDRTELYADGGDTIRLGRHRFAVNTQPLDLTLVPAADGDGMAFALTGTDYRSPVTDPSFTDLRAYWDQVLPSENAEVYRAEHLAARLLAEHGPEALLDSDDLPGLVRAAAEASYDEGYERGVHDHDANLVLGALLRLHDGAGLLRHAPEARAAAQLFWAHGTEPGERDLWQRRAVSLARARDTFGLAPAIDDLCAELAERVGGPAAAYLFEELTTAPAGFVTTTYTRTFLDKFRRAVDSAAYEDDLAGISGLGARRQLVEAWLSSYATATGEGADDLAEAVAVELCPGLQRYDREAPLAETVDGLLGTHPRIEGRRLTVRIDELLARTRDFRAETLPGFRAYQARRTELVAAERTRLRLDEYRPKVMSAFVRNRLIDEVYLPLIGDSLDKQLGTAGGLLLLISPPGYGKTTLMEYVADRLGMVLVKVNGPALGHSVTSLDPAEAPNATARQEIEKVNFALEAGNNVLLYLDDIQHTSPELLQKFISLCDAQRRMEGVWNGTSRTYDLRGKRFAVCMAGNPYTESGARFRIPDMLANRADIWNLGDVLTGKEDTFAVSFVENALTANPVLAPLAGRDRADLDLLIRLAENDPTARADGLTHPYAPAEVERVVAVLRHLLTARASVLAVNAAYIASAGQSEDTRTEPPFRLQGSYRNMNKIAARIDPVMNDAELAAVIDDHYTGEAQTLTTGAEANLLKLAELRGTLTPEQANRWAEIKAARATDPRHALANPKARHANRP; encoded by the coding sequence ATGGAGAGCGGGACCGGTCTGGACGCGGGAACGTACGAGGTGCTGCGCGACCGTCTGGCGGCGCAGGCCCGGCAGCTAGCCGATCGCGCCACCGCCCTCAACGACCGGCGCGTGGCCGCCTTCGGCTCCACCGAGCTCACGCTCACCGGCACCGAAAGCTTCCGCACCGAGCAGCCGTGTGTACCGCGCGACGTCATCGCCGTCGGCGACACCCTGCTCCTCGGCTACCACGTCCACGCCGGCCAGACGTCGGAGACTGCCGTCGGTGACGTCCTCGCGCTGCACGACCGTGACCTGAACCGCCTGCCCGACGACGCCGTACCCGGACTTCTGGACGACCCGGACTTCGTCCGCGAATTCGCCGCGCTCTTCCGCTACTACCGCGACGCAAGGCTCCTCCAGCTCCGGCATGTAGACGGCAAGATCCTCGCTGTCTTCAGGACCGGCGAGAAGACCGAGGACATACGGGTCCTTCGCTGGGCGCTCGCCGCCGGCGGGCGGGTCGAGTTCCTGGACGCGCGCGGCGAGCGCGACCACGCCTTCCCGCCCTCGCACGACTTCACCTGGACCGAGGCGACCCGCGAGGACCACGTCCTGGGCCGTCACCCGCACATCTCCATCGGCGGCGAGATCTTCGTCGGGACGGTCGGCGGCACCCTGACCGTCAAGGTCGAGAACGACACCGGGACAGGGGAGGGGGTCTACGAGGAGCCGGTTGAGGAACCGCTGCAGTCCCTCGCCGACGCGGACGTGGCCCACGCGCGCGCGGGCACGCTCATCCTGCTGCGTGTGCGTCCCTACAAGGAGGGTGCCTGGCGCCACCTCGTCTTCAACACCCTCACCCGGCACGTCATACGGCTGGACGGCATCGGGCAGGCATGCCGCCGCCTGCCCGATGACCAGGGCATCGTGTTCCCCGGGGGCTACTACCTGGCCACGGGGACGTACAAAACCTTCGACGCCCTGGACAGCGAAGGCCTGGAGTTCGAGCGCGCGGTGCGCTCGCCCAACGGTGAGGACGTCCTCTTCGCTTTCCACGCGCGCGTGCAGGGGCGCACGGTGCTCTTGCCGTACAACATGATCCGCAAGGAAATCGCCACGCCGCTGTCCTGCCACGGGTACGCGCTCCTCGACGACGGCCTGCTGGCCGTGCTGCGTGCCGACTCCACAGAGCCGGCACGCGTCCACTCGCTGCGGCTGTGGCAGTCCCCGTACGTCTCGGACACCTATGCCGCCGCCCGCCCGGCGGGGGAGGGCCCGCTGGCGCGCATCGGCAACGCGGACCTCGTACGGGGCGTCTCCGACTGCCTCTCCATCGCTCGGTCCGTCACCGAGACCACACCCACCTCCGAGGTGTACGAGGCGCTCGCCGCGGCCTGCGTACGGGCCGCCGACTCCTACCACTGGCTCGGCGACGCCGAGACGGGGGACCTGGGGGAGCCGCTGAACGCCGTGCGCGAGACAGCCGAGCAGGTGGTCGCGGAGTTCGCAACCGTGCTGGCCCTGACCCGGCAGGCCACGGACGCGCTCGCCGACTCGGCCGCACGCAGCGCCGCGCTCGTTCGCCGCATTCGCGGGGAGGCCCCGCGCGACGCGCCAGAATGGGTGGAGCGGATCACGGAACTACGGCGCGCCCAGGGGCATTTGCTGACCTTGAAGAACATGCGGTATGCCGACGGGGAGCGCATCGACTCGCTGGCCGGCGACCTGGCAGCCGACATCGCATCGGCAGGGCAGCGCGCCGTCGTCTTCCTGGAGCGCCCGGACGCCTTCGCCGTCCACCACGTCGACATCGAGCAACTGACCGCAGACGCCGACGCACTCACCACGGTCGCCGAGGCGGCCCCCCTCGCGCACCGGCTGCAGGAGCTCGCCGAGCAGCTCCAGAGCGTCACCGAGGTCGTCGCCGGCCTCGACATCGGCGACGCCACCGTCCGCACCGGCATCCTGGAGCGCGTCGCGGCCGTCCTCGCGGGCGTCAACCGGGCCCGTGCCACGCTGGACGCCCGGCGCCGCGAACTGACCGCGCACGAGGGACGGGCCGAGTTCGCCGCCGAGTTCTCCCTGCTCGGCCAGGCCGTCACCGGCGCCCTCGCCGCTGCCACGACTCCCGAGGCCTGTGACGACCAGCTCGCACGCCTCCTCCTCCAACTGGAGAACCTGGAGGGGCGGTTCGCCGACTCGGACGAGTTCCTCGCCGACCTCGACGCCAAGCGCACCCAGGTGTACGACGCGTTCGCCTCCCGCAAACAGACGCTCGCCGACACCCGCGCCCGGCACGCCGAACGCCTCGCCTCCTCCGCCACACGTGTCCTGGAGACGGTCGCGCGCCGCCTGGCCGCACTCGACTCCACCGACGAGATCAACACGTACTTCGCCTCCGACCCGATGATCGGCAAGGTCCGCCGCACCATCGACGAACTACGCGACCTCGATGACCAGGTACGGGCCGAGGAACTGGAAGGGCGTCTGAAGGCCGCCCGCCAAGAGGCAGCGCGCTCCCTGCGCGACCGCACCGAGCTGTACGCGGACGGCGGCGACACCATCCGCCTGGGCCGCCACCGCTTCGCGGTCAACACCCAGCCCCTCGACCTCACGCTCGTCCCGGCCGCGGACGGCGACGGCATGGCCTTCGCGCTCACCGGCACCGACTACCGCTCGCCGGTCACCGACCCGTCCTTCACCGACCTGCGCGCCTACTGGGACCAGGTCCTGCCGTCGGAGAATGCCGAGGTCTACCGCGCCGAACACCTCGCCGCCCGGCTCCTGGCCGAGCACGGCCCCGAGGCGCTCCTGGACTCCGATGACCTGCCGGGGCTCGTACGCGCGGCGGCGGAAGCCTCGTACGACGAAGGGTACGAGCGCGGTGTCCACGACCACGACGCGAACCTCGTCCTCGGTGCCCTGCTGCGTCTCCACGACGGTGCGGGCCTCCTGCGGCACGCACCCGAGGCGCGTGCGGCGGCCCAACTGTTCTGGGCGCACGGAACGGAGCCGGGGGAGCGTGACCTCTGGCAGCGGCGCGCGGTGTCGCTGGCCCGGGCCCGTGACACCTTCGGCCTCGCGCCCGCCATCGACGACCTGTGCGCGGAACTCGCCGAGCGAGTCGGCGGGCCGGCCGCCGCATACCTCTTCGAGGAACTCACCACCGCCCCAGCCGGGTTCGTCACCACGACGTACACCCGCACCTTCCTGGACAAATTCCGCCGTGCCGTGGACAGCGCGGCGTACGAGGACGACCTGGCGGGCATCTCCGGCCTCGGCGCACGGCGGCAGCTGGTCGAAGCGTGGCTGTCCTCCTACGCGACCGCCACCGGCGAGGGCGCCGACGACCTCGCCGAGGCGGTCGCCGTCGAACTCTGCCCCGGCCTGCAGCGCTACGATCGCGAGGCCCCACTCGCCGAAACCGTCGACGGACTCCTCGGCACCCACCCGCGCATCGAAGGGCGCCGCCTCACCGTCCGCATCGACGAACTCCTCGCCCGCACACGCGACTTCCGTGCTGAAACCCTCCCCGGCTTCCGCGCCTACCAGGCCAGGCGCACCGAGCTCGTCGCGGCCGAACGAACCCGCCTGCGGCTGGACGAGTACCGGCCCAAAGTCATGTCCGCCTTCGTCCGCAACCGCCTCATCGACGAGGTGTACCTGCCGCTCATCGGCGACAGCCTCGACAAGCAGCTCGGCACGGCGGGCGGCCTGCTGCTGCTCATCTCCCCGCCCGGTTACGGCAAGACGACCCTCATGGAATACGTCGCCGACCGCCTCGGCATGGTCCTGGTGAAGGTCAACGGTCCGGCGCTCGGCCACAGCGTCACCTCGCTCGACCCCGCCGAGGCCCCGAACGCCACGGCCCGCCAGGAGATCGAGAAGGTCAACTTCGCGCTGGAGGCGGGCAACAACGTCCTCCTCTACCTGGACGACATCCAGCACACCTCGCCCGAACTCCTGCAGAAGTTCATCTCCTTGTGCGATGCCCAGCGCCGCATGGAAGGCGTCTGGAACGGCACTTCACGCACGTACGACCTGCGCGGCAAACGCTTCGCGGTCTGCATGGCGGGCAACCCCTACACCGAGTCCGGCGCCCGGTTCCGCATCCCCGACATGCTCGCCAACCGCGCCGACATCTGGAACCTCGGCGACGTCCTCACGGGCAAGGAGGACACCTTCGCCGTCAGCTTCGTCGAGAACGCCCTCACAGCGAACCCGGTCCTCGCCCCGCTCGCCGGGCGTGACCGCGCCGACCTTGACCTCCTGATCCGCCTCGCGGAGAACGACCCCACCGCACGCGCCGACGGTCTCACGCACCCATACGCCCCCGCCGAAGTGGAACGTGTCGTCGCCGTGCTCAGGCACCTGCTCACGGCACGCGCGTCGGTCCTCGCGGTCAATGCCGCCTACATCGCATCCGCGGGCCAGTCCGAGGACACCCGCACCGAACCGCCCTTCCGGCTCCAGGGCTCCTACCGCAACATGAACAAGATCGCCGCCCGCATCGACCCCGTCATGAACGACGCCGAACTCGCTGCCGTGATCGACGACCACTACACGGGCGAGGCACAGACCCTCACCACCGGTGCCGAGGCCAACCTGCTCAAGCTGGCCGAGCTGCGGGGCACGCTCACCCCGGAGCAGGCCAACCGGTGGGCCGAGATCAAGGCCGCCAGAGCCACCGACCCGCGCCACGCACTCGCCAACCCGAAGGCCCGGCACGCCAATCGCCCCTGA
- a CDS encoding SPFH domain-containing protein: MDAITLGIGVSVAAVLLIVIVLLLTVTRLFRKVEQGKALIVSKMRKVDVTFTGQVVLPVLHKAEVMDISVKTIDIMRTGRDGLICRDNIRADIRISFFVRVNKTVEDVIRVAQAIGTARASDQNTLQELFNAKFSEALKTVGKQMDFADLYTKRDELRDRIIQVIGTDLNGYSLEDAAIDYLEQTPLNQLDPSNILDAQGIRKITELTAVEHVRTNEFTRHEEKEITRQNVDAREAILELERRQADAEIKQKREVDTVRAREEAETARVVEEERLRSQGAFLLTEEKLGVQRENQAREVAVAQKNRERVIAIENERIEKDRLLEVIARERETELTRIAAEKEVEAEKREIAEVVRERVAVDRTVAEQEESIKKLRAVEEAERGRQAVIIAAEAEAQEGLVKSIKAAEAAEQAATHRAAEEITLAEARLKASDLDAQAKLRIAEGVQAECAAEGLAAVQVREKEGRAEAEATEARMRAEAEGVEAKLKAEAAGLTEKAAAMAALDEASRTHEEYRLRLEAEKDIRLAGIEVQRQVAEAQATVLATGLENADISIVGGESVFFDRLMSSISLGKSVDGFMQNSETAQALAGPWLDGTASFTDDLSRLLGSVSTSGVQNLTVSALLMKLMKGGGAQAGQLRELLDKAAQLGLADMPIAELNGYLGLNGSAKS, translated from the coding sequence ATGGATGCCATCACTCTGGGCATTGGCGTGTCCGTCGCCGCTGTCCTGCTCATCGTCATCGTCCTGTTGCTCACGGTCACCCGCTTGTTCCGCAAGGTGGAGCAGGGCAAGGCGCTGATCGTCTCCAAGATGCGGAAGGTCGATGTGACCTTCACCGGGCAGGTCGTCCTGCCTGTGCTGCACAAGGCCGAGGTCATGGACATCTCGGTGAAGACCATCGACATCATGCGCACCGGCCGTGACGGCCTGATCTGCCGGGACAACATCCGTGCCGACATCCGCATCTCGTTCTTCGTGCGGGTCAACAAGACCGTCGAGGACGTCATCCGCGTCGCGCAGGCGATCGGCACGGCGCGAGCGAGCGACCAGAACACACTGCAGGAGCTGTTCAACGCGAAGTTCTCCGAGGCGCTCAAGACGGTCGGCAAGCAGATGGACTTCGCGGACCTCTACACCAAGCGTGACGAGCTTCGCGACCGCATCATCCAGGTCATCGGCACCGATCTGAACGGCTACAGCCTGGAGGACGCGGCGATCGACTACCTGGAGCAGACGCCGCTGAACCAGCTGGATCCGTCCAACATCCTGGACGCGCAGGGCATCCGGAAGATCACCGAGCTGACGGCCGTGGAGCACGTGCGCACCAATGAGTTCACGCGGCACGAGGAGAAGGAGATCACCCGGCAGAACGTCGACGCCCGCGAGGCCATCCTCGAGCTGGAGCGGCGGCAGGCGGACGCCGAGATCAAGCAGAAGCGTGAGGTCGACACCGTGCGGGCTCGTGAGGAGGCCGAGACGGCGCGAGTGGTGGAAGAGGAGCGTCTGCGCTCGCAAGGCGCGTTCCTCCTCACCGAGGAGAAGCTCGGCGTGCAGCGGGAGAACCAGGCCCGTGAGGTCGCCGTCGCGCAGAAGAACCGCGAGCGGGTCATCGCCATCGAGAACGAGCGCATCGAGAAGGACCGCCTGCTCGAAGTCATCGCCCGGGAACGCGAGACGGAGCTGACCCGTATCGCCGCCGAGAAGGAGGTCGAGGCGGAGAAGCGCGAGATCGCCGAGGTGGTCCGCGAGCGGGTGGCCGTGGACCGCACGGTCGCCGAGCAGGAGGAATCCATCAAGAAGCTGCGTGCCGTGGAGGAGGCGGAGCGCGGGCGGCAGGCCGTGATCATTGCCGCCGAGGCGGAGGCGCAGGAAGGCCTGGTCAAGAGCATCAAGGCGGCGGAGGCCGCCGAGCAGGCCGCGACCCACCGTGCGGCCGAGGAGATCACCTTGGCCGAGGCCCGGCTGAAGGCTTCCGATCTGGACGCGCAGGCCAAGCTGCGGATCGCCGAAGGCGTACAGGCCGAGTGCGCCGCGGAGGGACTCGCGGCCGTGCAGGTCCGCGAGAAGGAGGGCCGGGCGGAGGCCGAGGCGACCGAGGCCCGGATGCGCGCGGAGGCCGAGGGCGTGGAGGCCAAGCTGAAGGCCGAGGCCGCGGGGCTGACCGAGAAGGCCGCGGCGATGGCGGCCCTCGACGAGGCGTCCCGCACCCACGAGGAGTACCGGCTCCGCCTGGAGGCGGAGAAGGACATCCGCCTGGCGGGCATCGAGGTGCAGCGGCAGGTCGCAGAAGCGCAGGCGACGGTCCTGGCCACCGGCCTGGAGAACGCCGACATCAGCATCGTCGGCGGCGAGTCGGTCTTCTTCGACCGCCTGATGTCTTCGATCTCGCTCGGCAAGAGCGTCGACGGATTCATGCAGAACTCCGAGACGGCCCAGGCCTTGGCCGGACCGTGGCTGGACGGCACCGCGAGTTTCACGGACGACCTGTCCCGGCTGCTCGGCTCCGTGTCCACGTCCGGCGTACAGAACCTCACTGTCTCCGCACTCCTGATGAAGCTCATGAAGGGCGGTGGCGCACAGGCCGGGCAGCTGCGCGAACTGCTGGACAAGGCAGCCCAGCTGGGCCTTGCCGACATGCCGATCGCTGAACTGAACGGCTACCTGGGGCTGAACGGCTCTGCCAAGAGCTGA